The sequence CCCTCCGTGCTGGAACGGGTGGAAGTATTACACGGTGCTAACGCGATCCATGGCATGGGTGCCGCCGGTGGTGTTATTAATTTAATTACCAAGCGGCCCACTGAGGATTTATCGCAGCACATTAAAGTGGATACCGGGTTCCAGGCGGAAGACCCCGCCGAAAGCGCCGATTACGGCCTGAGTTACAGCGTTTCGAACCGCATCGATCGGTGGGAGATTCTTGGCAGTGTGAGCTACCGGGCGACGGGCATGGGGTACGATGCGAATGGTGAATTAATTGGCGTAGACAATACTCAGGGCGATACCATGGATTCCCAGTCGCTTAATTTATTCGTTAAAACCGGCTACAACTGGCAGGATCAGCGCCTCGAATTAATGGTTAACCGTTACGATATTGAAAGCAACCACAAGTGGATTTCGGTTGCAGGCGATGTCGATGCCGATATCCCAACCACGGCAGAAAAAGGCGAAATTCCTGCAGAAGGTGCCCGTAATCGGGTAACTACAACCAGCTTCAGTTACGAACACAACGCGTTTTTGCATCACCGGCTGCGCTTGCAGCTGTTTAATCAGGATTTTGAAGCGACCTACGGGGCCCAGATCGAACCAATTGCGACATTCCAGGACCCGGCATACGGCCCGGATTTAATCGACCAGTCGCAAAATAACTCAGAAAAAAAGGGACTGAAATTTACCCTGGTAAAAGACAGTGTTGCGGGGCTGCCCGTGTCTGTGGTGTACGGGTTCGATTTGCTTGAAGACAAAACCTGGCAAGCGCTTATTCAAACCAATCGTTCCTGGGTGCCCGCGACCACTTATAGCAATTCTGCCCCTTTTATACAGGCGGAGTTCACGGGTATTGAACATGTAACTTTTTCTGCGGGCGTGCGCCATGAATCCTCTACGCTGGAAGTTGACGACTTTACCACCCTGTACCGTTACGGTAGCCAGTTTGTGCGTGGTGGCAAGCCGAGCTTTTCCAAAACCCTAACCAATGTGGGCGGCACTTACCAATTCGCCGAAGCCTGGCGGGTATTTGCCAATTATTCAGAAGCCTTTTCCATGCCCGACGTCGGACGGGTGTTGCGCGGCA comes from Teredinibacter turnerae and encodes:
- a CDS encoding TonB-dependent receptor, with product MSSTVLRADCTLVGLVAIATSAGVFAADGSTKLEEVVVTASRIEKPLSAIPNTVTIINTVDLQQQLSIQNDISTVLGNLIPSFSPSRQKMTNAGESLRGRKPLYLIDGVPQSNPLRNGGRDGHTIDPSVLERVEVLHGANAIHGMGAAGGVINLITKRPTEDLSQHIKVDTGFQAEDPAESADYGLSYSVSNRIDRWEILGSVSYRATGMGYDANGELIGVDNTQGDTMDSQSLNLFVKTGYNWQDQRLELMVNRYDIESNHKWISVAGDVDADIPTTAEKGEIPAEGARNRVTTTSFSYEHNAFLHHRLRLQLFNQDFEATYGAQIEPIATFQDPAYGPDLIDQSQNNSEKKGLKFTLVKDSVAGLPVSVVYGFDLLEDKTWQALIQTNRSWVPATTYSNSAPFIQAEFTGIEHVTFSAGVRHESSTLEVDDFTTLYRYGSQFVRGGKPSFSKTLTNVGGTYQFAEAWRVFANYSEAFSMPDVGRVLRGIDTAGEDVESFLNLQPILTENSELGLEFDNGTINSQLSYYSSNSDFGQRLQRGNDGIYTVKREKTDVDGLEFQFGWAVTNNDQLGVRYAQAEGRYDSDQDGKVDSDLGGTNISPDRVNLSWDRQWNADIHSRLQVSRLLDREVKNKEGETTNEFEGYTTVDFNVDLAVLAGTLTVAVQNLTNADYYTYYSQSSPNDLRNFKGLGRSVSLSYQRKF